Proteins found in one Oscarella lobularis chromosome 16, ooOscLobu1.1, whole genome shotgun sequence genomic segment:
- the LOC136196883 gene encoding histone-lysine N-methyltransferase SMYD3-like: MAAKSLVQEVAIETKGRGYIATEPISRGVLVFEEEPLAFAVSDGMTEKVCNECLDIPKKLYSCSKCKFARYCGKHCQREAWKVHKSECVRMQSTSPPYYKKSICLFGRLIDKLDSRQESPIRDLLSNPNKTLRPELESEIRLNTYLLTQTYVDRELDMQFFDQLMGQYRRNCFGLQDKGFIDMAAASLFSKSYYF, from the exons ATGGCGGCTAAAAGCCTCGTGCAAGAGGTTgcgatcgaaacgaaggGAAGAGGCTACATTGCGACAGAGCCAATTAGCCGAGGAGTACTTGTCTTCGAAGAAGAGCCTCTTGCGTTTGCCGTTTCTGATGGAATGACCGAGAAAGTGTGCAACGAATGCCTAGACAT TCCGAAGAAATTGTACAGCTGCTCGAAATGCAAGTTTGCACGTTATTGCGGAAAACATTGCCAG AGAGAAGCGTGGAAAGTGCACAAGAGCGAATGCGTGAGAATGCAGTCGACCTCTCCGCCTtactacaaaaaaagcatTTGCCTCTTCGGAAGATTAATTGACAAACTCGAT AGTCGGCAAGAGAGTCCCATTCGTGACTTGCTCTCAA ACCCAAATAAAACGCTTCGTCCGGAATTGGAAAGCGAGATTCGTTTGAATACCTACTTGTTGACTCAAACATACGTTGATCGTGAATTGGATATGCAGTTCTTTGACCAACTAATGGGCCAG TATCGTCGCAATTGCTTTGGACTTCAGGACAAGGGCTTTATTGACATGGCTGCAGCCTCATTGTTTTCCAAGTCATATTATTTTTAG
- the LOC136196884 gene encoding demethylmenaquinone methyltransferase-like has translation MAAYDKASDYLQASKDSTKFLDTLKPQCGDRSLDFGCGTGKVTLKLAERIGPTGFLVAVDPSEERICEARKRFQNRGNVQIIRGYIDDAEEFAPYDIILANFVLHWIPEKEQGNTLQTIFKFLKPGGRLGLTTVNKESSGFLHDLSERQYGNSYDAFLSAAGWTFRSLQNWKPLLERAGFDIVHSVEELRRYPFPNYRALIKWWEATSDGPFSATKAEEDLVKNESILDNYGWSKNGPVSSNCVHIDIVARKA, from the coding sequence ATGGCTGCCTACGACAAAGCCTCCGACTATTTGCAGGCATCCAAAGACTCCACAAAGTTTCTTGACACTTTAAAGCCTCAGTGCGGTGATCGTTCTCTTGATTTCGGTTGCGGAACGGGCAAAGTGACCCTTAAATTGGCCGAACGAATAGGACCAACAGGTTTTCTAGTCGCGGTCGATCCCAGCGAGGAGCGTATCTGCGAAGCAAGAAAGCGCTTTCAGAACAGAGGCAACGTGCAAATCATTCGTGGATATATAGACGATGCTGAAGAATTTGCGCCTTATGACATCATCCTCGCCAACTTCGTTCTCCACTGGATTCCGGAAAAAGAGCAAGGGAACACGCTACAAACGATCTTCAAGTTTCTAAAGCCAGGAGGGCGACTTGGCTTAACAACGGTAAACAAAGAGTCGTCGGGTTTCCTTCACGACCTATCAGAAAGACAATACGGAAACTCATACGATGCCTTTCTGTCTGCTGCTGGCTGGACATTCCGTTCTCTTCAAAACTGGAAACCGCTCCTAGAGAGAGCGGGCTTCGACATCGTCCATAGCGTTGAAGAATTAAGGCGGTACCCTTTCCCTAATTACCGTGCACTTATCAAGTGGTGGGAGGCAACGTCTGATGGCCCTTTTAGCGCAACTAAAGCGGAAGAAGATCTCGTCAAAAACGAGAGTATCCTAGACAACTACGGGTGGAGCAAGAATGGGCCAGTG